Part of the Oncorhynchus mykiss isolate Arlee chromosome 23, USDA_OmykA_1.1, whole genome shotgun sequence genome is shown below.
ccacagcgctcaggacctcagactggggagaaggttcaccttccaacaggacaatgaccctaagcacacagcctatttgatatttcatttttatatatatatatttatttgcaaacatttataaaaatctgtttttgatttgtcattatgcggAATTGAGTgtatattgatgatgatgatgatgatgatactttttttaaatgtggaaaaggtcaaggggtctgaatacttaacgaATGCACTCTAAGTGGGTCCTGTAGATGTTTCAGCTTGAAGCAGTGCTTGTTTGGTACAATAGTTCTACATTTTTGATAACTGGCTGCTGATTACAACACACTTGCTGCTCATAGTTGACGCCAGGGTTGTGTTTATTCATTAGGCATTGGCACCAAACAAGGAAAAGGACAGCTGGGCTTGTCAAATTAAGTTTTGATTTCAGTTAAAAAACATCTTAACACACGTTATTGTGTGCccaaatgaacacaacccagttgGGATACTAGGGTCACGCTCACTAGGCCAATAAAACGCTTTGGTGCTTCCCAAAATGTTTTTTCCATATTTCCCTTTACATTCCCTTTACATTCTCACAGCTGAAGAACAAAGCTTATCATACTTGCACTCTACAGATGTGACATTGTGATACCACCACTTTTGTCTCTTCTAGCACATCCCATCCAGTGGCTGTCTATTCAATAGGGCCCTAggccatagactactgtaggcaGTACAGCAGGCTGGGTAGAACTGCTGACATAGAGCACAGCCTCAGGATAGACACTCTCTAGACCTTTCCGTCTGTTCTGTCCCTGCCTCTCAGGTGGAAGCTGTTCCTCCATAGCCACTGATTCTGGACTAGTATGATGCTTTAAAACTCCATGGTTCGTTCTGGTCTTTTGtcctgtttgaaaatgtgatcTTAGTCCAGTGGATTTCAGATTCTATTGGTTTTGGTGTTACTTTACAGCTCTCTGAATGTTACTTTGGGGTGTCTGCACCAGAGAAAAAACAAGGCCAAACACTGCCTTGTGAAATCTCTTTCTCCTGTTTATTATGTTTTTCAGGGTGATACCAGGGATAGGAAGTCTGGagtcactcaacacacacacactgtatgacTACAGTAGGAATTACCTAGTGGAGGTAATTCCTAATAGTCCATAAGTCCACAGACTTTACCTCAAGTGACACATTAGTGTTTGTTTACGCGTCTGTCTGTGACCTCACCCTGGTTCACCAGACGAGTCATGGCACACATCGTCTTGTTTCTCAACAttattgatgatttgagaaagtcgcTAAAAAAGCTTGCGCTCTGTTCTCTTTCTAGTATTCTTTTCAGTGTTTAACTTATTGGATATGACCCCAGCCTATTTGTCAGAAGCCTTTATTACACTATGCCAGCCAtgattgggaaagggggatacctagtcagttgtccaacaatGTATTGTGCTGAAATGTGTGTtctacatttaacccaacccctctgaatcagagaggtgcggcaagctgccttaatcgacgtccACGTCTTcggggaacagttggttaactgccttgctcaggggcagaatgacatatttttaAGCTTTTGTGGTTTTACTATGACCATTTTCTCTTTTTACTAGCTACACCAAGCTATCTTTTCTTTTCACTGAGTGCCACTGTCGGAGATCCCTAGTGATTAGTGGGTTATCGGACTAGCCTACCACGCTAATCATTTTCTGACAGCTAAAAACATAGCATTCCAGCTATGGCGAGAAAAGCATCACCCACCCTAAACGAGGAGATGACTCTGCTCCTGTGGAAACAAGATATCGGCCAAAGACACTGTGCTCCGCATGCCTTGGGCTGCAACATGCCCAAAAAGTGTTAGCCTCCCCTGGCTCCTGTGCACATTGTGCCCCCTTCACCGTGAAGAGCTTCTGTCACAGGCTAGCACACCAAGCTAGCCTGAGTCAACAGGACCCTAACATGGGGTCTGGCATCCCCGATGGCTCATCAGAGGCCATGGATATCCCCACAGGGTATCCAGAAGCGACTGCTAGCTGGCTGGGGCGACCAGCTCGAAGACATTGCCCCGCTTTTGGAGGACTCCAGCAACAACCTCGCGACCTCCCTGCCAGGCTTCCTGATTTGGAGACAACATAGTGTTTTCCGACAGTTTCCTTTTGGAATCATCTGACGGAAACAGACTCCATCTCCTCAGGCCACCAAACCTCCTGCTGGGGAATCCGAAACTGAACACGCAGGCAGGGCACCATCCCCACCAGCTCTCGGTGTGGACCTGCAGGATGTGTGTGAACTCTCAGATAAACCGGTGATTTCCTGGTCTAATGCAGTAGCGAAAACCACCACATCCCGCTACGAGGGTAAGAGGATACCCAAAGCCAAACGGGCAATTAGTACCAGTCTTCCCAGAATGTCTGGAAGAGGTTACCTGTGACTGGAGTACATCTTTCTCCGCCGAGAACCCTGTCCAAGGTGTGTCGGTGTTAGCCTGTGTTGGCATGGAAGGGATTGGGCATGCCTTTTCGGTCCCACAGTCGAGATGATGCAGAAACGGTGCACAGAGAAAATGAGGAAGGGTGAAGACCTCCAGCTCTGTCTGCCCAGGAAGACACAGCCCTGTGCCTCGCCACACCCAGGTCGACCCCACTTAACCTTTTAAGATCCCCTGGAAGgtacatgcacgctgacacggtcagagACAATCTCTTTTCTAGGTTTAACCCTGTATAAGAACATTCCAGAATTGCATAGTACTGTTTCGCAGAGGGAACCTGGTCCCCTTCAAAACATGCCTGAGGCTGTTAGATTTGATGGCATCGGCTTTAGTAGTCATCCCATTAGGATGCTTGAATATGAGAGGGTTTCAATGCTGGATCTCTTCTCTAGGTCTGAGCTCATTACGTTATAACCATCACTGTGTACAAATTCTATAGATTGCATGGTAGCACTGCATTCCTGGAGACACCCAATGTTTTTGTCACAGGGTGCCAAGATGTGCACTGTTTTATCCAGAGAAGTAGTCACGACGGACGCGCCTCTCTCAGGTTGGGGTGCAACCCACAAGGGCAGAACGGTCAGAGGGGTGTGGGGACCCCATTGATGTTCTGCTCACACAAACTGCACGGAACTCCTCCACAAGTGGCCACGGGTCATCCTGGAAGCATTCCCCCCACTGGCCCTGATTTCGCCCACCTTTAGCCAAAGTGCAGgagaagggtctctctctctcatactaaTAGCACCACATTGGACAGAGAAACACTGGCTAGTGGAAATCACTCAACTACTATGGCCCTTCCCTCTGCGTCAGCAGTGCTCCCCCAGGCGCGCCGGGAGATTTCCTCAACCAGAATGGTTGGCACTCTGGGCATGGCCCGTGAACGATTCAACTTGAACACTGCTGGGCttccccaaaatgtcatttaaactattcagagtagaggtcgaccgatttatgatttttcagcgCCGATGCCGATTTATTGGAGAACccaaaaaaaaagccgataccgattaatcggcaattaaaataaaaaatatatttaaaaaatgtaataatgacaattaaaacaatactgaatgaacacttattttaacttaatatcatacatcaataaaatcaatttaactCGGCCAGTCAGTTACtcgccaatgaaattgcagggcgccaaatacaaatcaacagaaatcttctcataaatcaaatttctcaaacgtacaagtattaggcacaattttaaagatacaattctcattaatccagccactgtCTGAtatcaaaaatgctttacagcgaaagctccacaaacaattgttaggtcaccaccaactcacagaaaaacccagccatttttccggccaaagagaggagtcacaaaaagcacaaatagagagagaactaacctttgatcttcatcagatgacgctcaaaggacttcatgttacacaatacatgtatgtttagtttggtaaagttcatatttatatctaaaaatcttattttacattggcgtgttacgttcagtagttccaaaacatgaagtgatattgcagagagccacatgaattcacagaaatactcattataaatgttgatgaaaattcaagtgttatgcatgaaactttagataaacttctccttaatgcaaccgctatgtcagatttcaaaaaaactttacggataaagcataatctgagagcggcgctcagagcccaaaccagccagagaaatatccgccatgttggggagtcaacattattcataaatagcattataaatattcacttaccgttgatgatcttcatcaaaatgcactcccaggaatcgcagttccacaataaatgcttgttttgttcgataatgtccattatttatgtacatttatgtccaatggcttcttttgttagggtgtTTCCAAAAGCGCGATCTGGTCCAGTTGGActaaaagttcaaaaagttatattacaggtcgaataaacttgtcaaactaattatagaatcaatctttaggatgtttttatcataaaagttcaataatgttccaaccggagaattccattgtctgtagaaaagcaatggaacgagagctatcTTTCATGTGAAAGCtcgtgactgagaacgaggctgcaggcagaccccttagtcaaacagctcccatccggccccccttcacatgagaagcctgaaacaacgttctgaagacggttgacatctagggGAAGCCTTAGGTAGTGCAAagtaacccatatcccactgtgtattcgataggggtgagttcaaaaactacaaacctcagatttctcacttcctgtttggattttttctcagcatttacctgccatatgagttctgttatactcacagacatcattcaaacagttttagaaacttcagattgtcttctatccaatactaataatactatgcatatattagcatctgggactgagtaggaggcagttcactctgggcacgctattcatccaaaagtgaaaatgctgccccctatcccaaaagttaagaacaagttcttatttacaatgacggcctaggaacggtggtttaactgccttcaggggcaaaacgacagatttttaccttgtcagctcggggattcaatctagcaacctttcggttactggcccaaagctctaaccactaggctaccggccgCCCCTGAAagtacgcaggtactttcccgaaacggatgacagaaacaactggattcgttatcctttTCATGttctgcctccagtccacttaccgatatctgaacaagagaggctcatcgaaattgcaacaagcgattctgtgaaaatataatttaatcagaagccactgccagatttctggattgggctgcagtcagaatatcctgccttggcaaatcgtgctgttaagacactgatgccctttgcaaccacatacctatgtgagagtagattcttggccctcactagcatgaaaactaaatacaggcacagactgtgtggaaaattatttaagactgagactctccaatacaacccaacattgctgagttatgtgcatcctttaaAGCACACCCTTCtaattaacctgtggtgagttattcaccatgtTTTATGAATAAATAAGGTTTTGTAtataagatggctaaataaagagcaaaattattgattattattatattattattatttgtgccctggtcctataagagctctttgtcacttcccacgagccgggttgtgacaaaaactcacactcattcgtatgtttaataaatgtattgtgtacaGTGTGTccgtggcaggcttacaatgatggcaaaaaacaacatttgagagtgcgctgaccctgatGCAGCTGgatgttgaatgtttgaaggggtacgggactataaaaagtttggggaCCACTGCACTAGACGAATGGCTACGTCCAGTTAACTTTTAATTTCTAAAAACTGAATTGctgaatttctaaaaacctgtttttgctttgttattatggtgtattatgtgtagattgataagacaaatatatattttaatcaattttagaacaaggttgCAACGTAACAAtgtagaaaaagtaaaggggtatgaatactttctgaatgcactgtataaatgTCTGAGCTATGTGTATGCATAAACTCTAATATGCGTTTTTAATGAATCAATCTTAGAAAGCTGTCCATTTcgttgttaggctttgaaacaacatctaCAACGCCATATTTTCCACTAAGTTTCAAACAGTTGTTGAACTATTTTCTTCAAATTGCTCAATCATGGTGAGGTTGAGTTTTTGAATGCAGTTGCattgtcagagtggttagagggacaattgAGCACTGAGTACTAGCCCATTAGCTACCTGATGGTCATTAACGAGTTAGGTACTACCaacgcatgtccagagtgcataagaggagatcACGGTTACTCAACATTCACATGGAGTTTTACTGCAATCAGGTCTCTGTCATGACTGCTGATTCATGACAGTAAACGTCCAACCTGTTCTGTCTGTGGGTACTGGGGAGCACGATAGGAAATCTCTGACTGAGTCTTCTCTCCTCAGATGGGCCCTGTGGTATTTCAAAAATGACAAGAGCAAAAGCTGGACAGAGAACCTTCGTCTCATCGCAAAGTTTGACACAGTGGAAGACTTCTGGGCGTGAGTACTcgtcctctttctcttctccttatcctctttctcctctccacgcTATGACGTAACCATGACAATCAGAGTGCGTTGTACAGAATTGATACAAGTGTCTATGTGGAGTAAAGGACTGGCAGTTCTATGCATTGCATTGCTATCTGTGCCTCATTTATTATTATtctatatatttaacctttatttaactaggcaagtcagttaagaactttttttaatatattatttttaacaatgacggcctaccccggccaaatcctaacccggacgtccctgggccaattgtgcgccgccctgtgggactcccaatcatggccggttgtgttACAGCATGGAATCAAACCGggctctgtagtgacgcctctagcactgagatgcagtgccttaaaccggcgcgccactcaggagcccaaatgAGTCATTAGTTGTCTCCAAATAGAAATGATGGAGAATAACATGGAACAGGACATTGATATTTATAATCGTGGGGTCTAATATTGTTGCATATGGGCCTTTTGTTTAAGTGTGCCTCTTGGTTTTGTGTTGTAGATTATATAACCACATACAGCAGCCCAGCAAGTTGGGCTTTGGCTGTGACTACTGCTTATTTAAGGTAAGTTCACTTCTGAAACAAACCGTATCCCTTCAGAGGACTTGTCACTGTTCTGTTAAATGAAAACATCAGAGCCCGTATGCATAAaccatctcagagtaggagtgatgatctaggatcaggtttctCCTGTCCATTTAAATCTTATTATGATCTGATAGGCAAAACTGATCCTGGATCGGCACTTCTACTTTAAGACACTATGAATAAGGGCCCAGGATCAGGGTTTCCATTAAGAAAATGTGGTGCCGGACAATATGTCCGGGAAGATTTTAATTTACAGGCCATTTTGAGAAATGTActggacccatatgcattgggtgcataACCCATTAGGGCGTCTACCCATGGTgatcagaatgacagaaatcacatttagattatggtaatgcatCTTAACAGAAAATGCAACTCATGTAATGAAGCAGCCAACAAAATTTTATTTTCAAACATTTCCCAAAATACAATTTGGCAAAACAGcccacctgggaaaacaccattgtaaacaaCGCACCTGATAGTGGATCCATTTGTGACAGAGACGGAAAACTGGGGGGGgggatctaaagatgcaacaactaagATGTGTTGCTAAtgtgactaggattgtgcctttggcttctggacaatgaaagaaagttgctATGAAAACCagaagaacaggagagaaatggcatagtggtgggtctaatagggaaaaaatggaaatacatttgccaaaattatTTAATTTCTCCTGTCTATACAgaattatttaaaaaatcattCCACATACTTCACCAGAAAGCAGAACTTAGCCACAGAGGAATCAAGGATCATTAGcttcttgtaaaaaaaaatttgCTATGGATTCTTTCAAATCACAAGCTCGTAGGCCTATGCCTATTTGGGAAGCCCGCCATTTGGGCAGTGCGTGTGGCAATAGGCCTAGTTGCTTATTGAGCtgggctgtcagtgaaaagcatctaaaatacagtgccttgcgaaagtagcccccttgaactttgcgaccttttgccacatttcaggcttcaaacataaagatataaaactgtatgggggacacaatcatgaagtggaacgacatttattggatatttcaaacttttttaacaaatcaaaaactgaaaaattgggcgtgtaaaattattcagcccccttaagttaatactttgtagcgccaccttttgctgcgattacagctgtaagtcgcttggggtatgtctctatcagtttcgcacatcgagagactgacattttttcccattcctccttgcaaaacagctcgatctcagtgaggttggatggagagcatttgtgaacagcagttttcagttctttctacagattctcgattggattcaggtctggactttgacttggccattctaacacctggatatgtttatttttgaaccattccattgtagattttgctttatgttttggatcattgtcttgttggaagacaaatctccatcccagtctcaggtcttttggagactccatcaggttttcttccagaatggtcctgtatttggctccatccatcttcccatcaattttaaccatcttccctgtccctgctgaagaaaagcaggcccaaaccatgatgctgccaccaccatgtttgacagtggggatgatgtgttcagctgtgttgcttttacgccaaacataacgttttgcattgttgccaaaaagttcaattttggtttcatctgaccagagcaccttcttccacatgtttggtgtgtctcccaggtggcttgtgacaaactttaaacaacactttttatggatatctttaagaaatggctttcttcttgccactcttccataaaggccagatttgtgcaatatacgactgattgttgtcctatggacagagtctcccacctcagctgtagatctctgcagttcatccagagtgatcatgggcctcttggctgcatctctgatcagtcttctccttgtatgagctgaaagtttagagggacggccaggtcttggtaggtttgcagtggtctgatactccttccatttcaatattatcgcttgcacagtgctccttctctgagactatcacagtgcaggtgcatttatacggagacttgattacacacaggtggattgtatttatcatcagtcatttaggtcaacattggatcattcagagatcctcactgaacttctggagagtttgctgcactgaaagtaaaggggctgaataattttgcacgcccaatttttcagtttttgatttgttaaaaaagtttgaaatatccaataaatgtcgttccacttcatgattgtgtggttgttgttgattcttcacaaaaaaatacagttttatatctttatgtttgaagcctgaaatgtggcaaaaggtcgcaaagttcaagggggccgaatactttcgcaaggcactgtatgtgtaaagataatgtgtcttgagtataATTTAAACTGTTGAgacaagaaggggaggggtgtgtggcaaAGTCTCTCCAGAATGGCTCAGCTGTCTCCTGCCAATACTTGCAtattcattgtgtgaattgtttgcacTTAGATGATTAAAAAAATTACCCATTTCATGTCACCAGTAGTAAATGTACTATTAATCCCCATTTTGGTTACATTTATTTTAATGCATGTATTTGTCATTTGCCGTTCTCATTCTCAGAGTGGAAACGTTATTTGCGGAGTTCACAACcggctacacttgtgagaaacaagttttggtttatttcataaccatcagtaatgcgtttttttttttcatcgtCTTTTATTTGGAGTGCTCCATGTGAGCAATGAGCATGCCTGGTTTttctgtcctgataatgttgagggagtgtgtgtgcctgAGCACGCATAGAAGTACCTGGCCATCCATTGCGAATGATAATACACAATGAACGAaagtataaacgcaacatgtaaagtgttggtctcatgttacatgagctgaaataaaagatcccaaaaatgttccatatgcacaaaaatcttatttcgcTCAAATTTGGTGCACGTAATGTATTTACATCACTGTAAGTGAGAATTTcccctttgccaaaataatccatccacctgacaggtgtggcatatcaagaagctgatttaaacagcatgatcattacacacgtGCACCTTATGCTAGGGACATTAAAAGGccactcttaaatgtgcagttttgtcacaacacaatgccacagacgtctcaaATTGAGACAACTGAAGAATTGCTGCTCAAACTGCCAGAAATCGTCTCAGGGACGCTCATCTGcttgctcgttgtcctcaccagggtcttgacctgactgcagtttagcGTCATaacagacttcagtgggcaaatgctcaccttcggtgaccactggcatgctggagaagtgtgctctttaccgatgaatcccggtttcaattgTACCGGGCAtttggcagacagtgtgtatggtgtcgtgtggacgagtggtttgctgatgtcaacgttgtgaacagagtgccccatggtggcgatggggttatggtatgggcgggCATAAGCTACGGATAGCAAACAATTGCATTtgatcgatggcaatttgaatgcacagagaaactGTGAcgggatcctgaggcccattgtcgtgccattcagccgccatcatcacctcatgtttcagcatgataatgcatggccccatgtcgcaagggtctgtacacaatttctggttGCTGAAAATGgccgttcttccatggcctgcatactccaccagacatgtcaccgattgagcatgtttgggatgcttggatcgacgtgtacgacagcgtgttccagttcctgccaatatccagcaacttcgcaccgCCATTgacgagtgggacaacattccacaggccacaatcaacagcctgatcagctctatgCAAAGGAGTTGAGTCGGACAcgaggcaaatggtcacaccagatactgactggttttctgaaccATGTCCCTACCTTTTTTAAAAGGATCTATGACCAACGGATgcttatctgtattcccagtcatttgaaatccctagattagggcctaatgaatttatttcattcaactgatttccttttatgatgTCTAACTCTGATTTTGCGTATAGGCTACTTTAAGGCAAGGTAAGACATGTCTCAAAATTTGCCGGCTAATGGAAACCCTGCTCAGAATGTAGATTGGGGTCAAGTTACCTAACGTTCCCCTactgctctctgtgtgtttcaggatggGGTGAAGCCAATGTGGGAGGATGACAAGAACAAGCTGGGTGGGAGGTGGCTGATGACCCTCAGCAAACAGCAGAGACAAATCGACCTCGACCGCTACTGGATGGAGACGGTCAGCATCATTATTCTTAAACCTGGGTCCTGTTCTTAGACACCAAATGAAAGAAAATGGGACTGAAACAAGGATGGACTACCTGAACTGAAAGCTCATTTTCATTGCTAAATGTTTCCCGTTGTGTGCCCTGACGAATACGGCTCTGAGTTTGGAATAGTTCATTAGGACACAAAAATATTTTTGGATGGTCCAGTCAGTCAATTTTCTTCCATATGgtacctaatgaacacaaccctgctgTAACTGTCCATGACTATACTTCCAAAGTATTGTCAAATAATCTAATGTATGGAATGGATTGCTAGAGGGCAACTTAACACGTAAATAACATTTAATTAATTCCATAATatcatgtactgtgtgtgtgttgtagctgTTGTGTTTAATCGGCGAGTCATTTGACGAGGCCAGTGAAGATGTGTGTGGAGCGGTGGTCAACATCCGACCCAAGGGAGATAAAATATCCATCTGGACCGGAAACTGTCAGAACAAGGAAGCCATCGTGACAATAGGGTAGGTCATCTCTCTGGCCTTTTGTCAATTGGGCAAAAGTCTgtcctttcctccactcctctgtGACTTGGAAACGGATAAATGTTCACTTTGTTAATAAGTGAAGAGGATTTTCTTCTTCGAATGCCTTTCTCCAGTAGAGGATGCTCAGGTGTATCAAAGAGTTTTGAAATCAGCCACACACCCTTTGAAACCACAGTTTTCTAGAAGGAGAAAAGCGTGCACACATTGATTAAAAACAATATGCTGCTTATTGTTTTATCAAAAAGCTAATCTCTTTTTACCACTTTACACATGTATTTTGGGATTGCACCCCTGTAAACGGAATTTGCTTAATTTCATACGCGCGCATTGGTTTCTACGTTTCCTCGCTTACCattgacctttttcaaaaggaggtGAGGAAAGAACGTGAGGAGTTGAGAACCCAATTGAGTCTCGTGCGCACACACACTTTTATCCACCAATTACACATTTCATTTGGCACATAAGCAAATTCTGTATATTATGTGAATTGAACAAGTTCAgataatcatatatatatatatatgtatgttatTCATGTGTGAAACTTTTCAGATGAAAAGGTTTTCTTTTAAGTTAACCCGGAAGTGCAAAAAGTGTGTAGTTGGCAGAAATGCCATCGGTTCTGAGACT
Proteins encoded:
- the LOC110502643 gene encoding eukaryotic translation initiation factor 4E isoform X1, with amino-acid sequence MATSEPVSEIENAPETEEPQPEVILTAPPVVAGSQQYIKHPLQNKWALWYFKNDKSKSWTENLRLIAKFDTVEDFWALYNHIQQPSKLGFGCDYCLFKDGVKPMWEDDKNKLGGRWLMTLSKQQRQIDLDRYWMETLLCLIGESFDEASEDVCGAVVNIRPKGDKISIWTGNCQNKEAIVTIGQQYKERLSIPIKLLIGYQSHDDTSSKSGSTTKNMYSV
- the LOC110502643 gene encoding eukaryotic translation initiation factor 4E isoform X2, with product MATSEPNAPETEEPQPEVILTAPPVVAGSQQYIKHPLQNKWALWYFKNDKSKSWTENLRLIAKFDTVEDFWALYNHIQQPSKLGFGCDYCLFKDGVKPMWEDDKNKLGGRWLMTLSKQQRQIDLDRYWMETLLCLIGESFDEASEDVCGAVVNIRPKGDKISIWTGNCQNKEAIVTIGQQYKERLSIPIKLLIGYQSHDDTSSKSGSTTKNMYSV